From Vagococcus jeotgali, one genomic window encodes:
- the nrdD gene encoding anaerobic ribonucleoside-triphosphate reductase has translation MIEINRLNTREKSNEKLTETIQVIKRDGRTVSFEEGKITSALLKAESKINGEISPLSLQKIEMLVTKIVNEIKSRFKTDIKIYEIQNIVEHTLLENREYDLAKEYINYRTNRDFARSQSTDINVTIDKLLNKDSRLVNENANKDSNVFNTQRDLTAGIVGKSVGLKLLPAHVSNAHQKGDIHYHDLDYHPYSPMTNCCLIDFKGMLNNGFKIGNAEVESPKSIQTATAQISQIIANVASSQYGGCSADRIDEFLAPFAKKNYDKHLSDAKEWIEDTSKHDAYAKEKTQKDIYDAMQSLEYEINTLFTSNGQTPFTSLGFGLGTNWFEREIQRAIFLNRIKGLGGEHRTAIFPKLIFTIKDGVNLKDSDPNYDIKELALECATKRMYPDILNYDKLVELTGSFKVPMGCRSFLQGWKNDQGEEVNAGRMNLGVVTLNLPRIALEASGDMEKFWSILDERLEIAEDALLFRVNRCKEAIPENAPILYMYGAFGERLKKNQSVDELFKHRRATVSLGYIGLYEVASAFYGGDWEDNPEAKEFTINILKYLKRQTDSWSDEYDYHFSVYSTPSESLTDRFCRIDTEKFGVVENITDKDYYTNSFHYDVRKNPTPFEKLSFEKDYPEFCSGGFIHYCEYPVLQQNRKALEAVWDYSYDKVGYLGTNTPIDRCYECGFEGDFNPTERGFECPNCHNRDPKTCDVVKRTCGYLGNPQARPMVQGRHKEISARVKHMK, from the coding sequence ATGATAGAAATAAACCGACTAAATACACGTGAAAAAAGTAACGAAAAACTAACAGAAACCATTCAGGTGATTAAACGCGATGGACGTACAGTTAGTTTTGAAGAGGGGAAAATTACTTCAGCGCTACTAAAAGCAGAGTCAAAAATTAATGGTGAAATAAGCCCATTGTCATTACAAAAAATAGAGATGCTAGTTACTAAAATTGTGAATGAGATAAAAAGTAGATTTAAAACAGACATTAAAATTTATGAAATTCAAAATATTGTGGAACATACTTTACTAGAAAATAGAGAATATGATTTAGCCAAGGAGTATATTAACTACCGAACAAATCGTGATTTTGCTAGAAGTCAGTCCACTGACATCAACGTGACGATTGATAAGCTTCTTAATAAAGACTCTAGACTAGTCAATGAAAATGCCAATAAAGATAGTAATGTATTTAACACACAACGTGATCTAACAGCCGGGATAGTCGGTAAATCAGTTGGGTTAAAACTATTACCAGCTCATGTATCTAATGCTCATCAAAAAGGGGATATTCATTATCATGATTTAGACTATCATCCGTATTCACCTATGACAAATTGCTGCTTAATTGATTTTAAAGGCATGCTAAATAATGGCTTTAAAATTGGAAATGCTGAAGTGGAATCACCTAAATCGATTCAAACGGCTACAGCTCAAATTTCTCAAATTATTGCTAATGTGGCTTCAAGTCAATACGGAGGATGTTCAGCAGATAGAATTGATGAATTTTTAGCGCCATTTGCTAAGAAGAATTATGACAAGCATCTAAGTGATGCTAAAGAGTGGATTGAAGATACGAGTAAGCATGATGCTTATGCCAAAGAAAAAACACAAAAAGATATTTATGATGCGATGCAAAGTCTGGAATATGAGATTAATACACTATTCACATCAAATGGGCAAACTCCCTTTACATCATTAGGATTTGGCCTTGGAACAAATTGGTTCGAGCGAGAAATTCAGCGTGCGATTTTTCTAAATAGAATTAAAGGGCTGGGGGGAGAACATCGTACAGCGATTTTCCCAAAATTAATCTTTACTATTAAAGATGGTGTCAATCTTAAAGATAGTGATCCTAATTATGATATTAAAGAATTAGCCTTAGAGTGTGCCACTAAAAGAATGTACCCTGATATTTTAAACTATGACAAACTAGTTGAGCTGACTGGTAGTTTTAAAGTACCGATGGGGTGCAGGTCTTTCTTACAAGGTTGGAAAAATGATCAAGGGGAAGAAGTAAATGCTGGACGTATGAACTTAGGTGTTGTGACACTTAATTTACCTAGAATAGCTCTTGAAGCAAGTGGTGATATGGAGAAATTTTGGTCAATTTTAGATGAACGTTTAGAGATTGCTGAAGATGCGTTGTTGTTTAGAGTGAATCGCTGTAAAGAAGCCATCCCAGAAAATGCACCGATTCTTTATATGTACGGAGCATTTGGTGAAAGACTGAAAAAAAATCAATCGGTCGATGAACTGTTTAAGCATAGACGAGCAACAGTATCTCTTGGTTACATTGGACTTTATGAAGTGGCCTCAGCCTTTTACGGAGGAGACTGGGAAGACAACCCAGAAGCGAAAGAGTTTACTATTAATATCTTAAAATATTTAAAACGTCAAACAGACTCTTGGAGTGATGAGTATGATTATCACTTTAGCGTATATTCGACACCTAGTGAGAGTCTAACAGATCGATTCTGCCGAATTGATACGGAAAAATTTGGTGTAGTCGAAAATATTACTGATAAAGACTATTATACAAATAGTTTTCATTATGATGTGAGAAAAAATCCAACACCATTTGAGAAGTTATCTTTTGAAAAAGATTACCCAGAGTTTTGTTCAGGAGGTTTTATTCATTACTGTGAATATCCTGTTTTGCAACAAAATAGGAAGGCTCTAGAAGCTGTTTGGGATTATTCTTATGACAAAGTAGGTTATCTTGGAACCAACACCCCAATTGATCGTTGTTATGAGTGTGGGTTTGAAGGAGATTTTAATCCGACTGAACGTGGTTTTGAATGTCCAAATTGTCACAATAGAGATCCAAAAACTTGTGATGTGGTGAAAAGAACATGTGGTTATTTGGGTAACCCACAAGCTCGTCCAATGGTTCAAGGTCGCCATAAAGAAATCTCAGCTCGTGTGAAACATATGAAGTGA
- the nrdG gene encoding anaerobic ribonucleoside-triphosphate reductase activating protein, translating into MKNPKPKEWLASQYSQSYIADYKPFMFVDGEGVRCSIYVSGCLFACKGCFNKAIQNFKYGSPYTKELEDQIIEDLSQDYVQGLTLLGGEPFLNTGVCLSLVKRVKEELGDTKDIWSWTGYTFEELLQESEDKLELLSLVDVLVDGRFELEKRDLSLQFRGSSNQRLIDVKKSLRKGSAVIWEKCIDQEAYER; encoded by the coding sequence ATGAAAAATCCCAAGCCTAAAGAGTGGCTGGCAAGTCAGTATAGCCAAAGCTATATTGCTGATTATAAACCTTTTATGTTTGTTGATGGTGAAGGAGTCAGATGCAGTATTTATGTGAGTGGTTGTTTGTTTGCTTGCAAGGGTTGTTTTAATAAAGCCATTCAAAATTTTAAATACGGCTCGCCTTATACTAAAGAATTAGAAGATCAGATTATCGAAGATTTGAGTCAAGATTACGTCCAAGGGTTGACCTTACTTGGCGGAGAACCTTTTTTAAATACAGGTGTTTGTCTATCATTAGTAAAGCGTGTTAAAGAAGAGTTAGGGGATACTAAAGATATTTGGTCGTGGACAGGTTATACTTTTGAGGAATTGTTACAAGAGTCAGAGGATAAATTGGAGTTGCTTTCTTTAGTTGATGTGTTAGTAGACGGGAGATTTGAACTTGAAAAGCGTGATTTATCCCTGCAGTTTAGAGGAAGCAGTAATCAGCGTTTAATTGATGTGAAAAAATCTCTAAGAAAAGGCAGTGCTGTGATTTGGGAAAAATGTATTGATCAGGAAGCGTATGAGAGGTGA
- a CDS encoding PTS sugar transporter subunit IIA: MFNAIITGHGTFSIGMLNALEMIAGSQEKMKAIPFLEDDSLENYQNKIIDHMDELTKGEETLIVFTDLLGGTPFNTSMLLSSDKPNIFVIAGTNLPILLEFVVQRWADDEPKEVLTKLIETSKLGTVLGDIPKEIIVEEEDGI; encoded by the coding sequence ATGTTTAATGCCATAATTACAGGTCATGGTACATTTTCAATAGGTATGTTAAATGCTTTAGAGATGATTGCTGGTAGTCAAGAAAAAATGAAAGCCATTCCATTCTTAGAAGACGATTCATTAGAAAATTATCAAAATAAGATAATAGATCACATGGATGAACTGACTAAAGGTGAGGAAACGCTAATTGTATTTACTGATTTATTAGGTGGTACACCATTTAACACATCAATGTTATTAAGCTCAGATAAGCCTAATATTTTTGTGATTGCTGGGACAAATTTACCAATTCTTTTAGAGTTCGTTGTACAGCGTTGGGCAGATGATGAACCTAAAGAAGTATTAACTAAATTAATAGAAACATCTAAATTAGGAACAGTGCTAGGTGACATACCAAAGGAAATTATTGTTGAAGAGGAAGATGGTATCTGA
- the yajC gene encoding preprotein translocase subunit YajC yields the protein MWQNILYSSIAVIIIIVLIILVVYLVNMRNMKQQKNHYREIHENLKIGNKVIVLNGIYGSVDKINEDTIDLKVKSGAIIEVSRYSITKIIK from the coding sequence ATGTGGCAAAATATTTTATATTCATCAATAGCAGTGATCATTATTATCGTACTAATCATTTTAGTTGTGTATTTAGTAAACATGAGAAACATGAAGCAACAGAAAAATCATTATCGTGAGATTCATGAAAACCTAAAAATTGGTAATAAAGTCATTGTCTTAAATGGTATTTATGGTAGCGTTGACAAAATAAATGAAGATACCATTGATTTAAAAGTTAAATCAGGTGCAATCATAGAGGTATCAAGGTATAGCATTACAAAAATAATTAAATAA
- the agaV gene encoding PTS N-acetylgalactosamine transporter subunit IIB, translated as MANILLTRIDNRLIHGQVATQWCGTIGANLILVANDKVANDKVRQGLMDMAAPTGVATRYFSIQKTIDVIGKAADRQKIFIIVETPEDALKLVEGGVDIKKVNIGNMHMAEGKRQVATTVAVDEADIQAFRKLEEEGVKLEIQRVPSTAVEDISKLYK; from the coding sequence ATGGCAAATATTCTATTAACAAGAATAGATAATCGATTAATTCACGGACAAGTAGCAACTCAGTGGTGCGGCACTATTGGGGCGAATTTAATCTTAGTAGCAAATGACAAAGTGGCAAATGATAAGGTTAGGCAAGGTTTGATGGATATGGCAGCTCCAACAGGGGTCGCTACAAGATATTTTTCAATTCAAAAAACAATTGATGTTATTGGTAAGGCTGCTGATAGACAAAAAATTTTTATTATAGTCGAAACACCTGAAGATGCTTTGAAGCTAGTTGAAGGTGGGGTAGATATTAAAAAAGTTAATATTGGAAATATGCATATGGCAGAAGGTAAACGCCAAGTTGCAACAACTGTAGCAGTTGATGAAGCAGATATACAAGCATTTCGTAAGTTAGAAGAGGAGGGTGTTAAATTAGAGATTCAACGAGTTCCATCAACAGCTGTAGAAGATATTTCTAAACTATATAAATAG
- a CDS encoding PTS mannose/fructose/sorbose/N-acetylgalactosamine transporter subunit IIC, giving the protein MDYSFMQILLIFIFTFIVAIDQFNFLESLYQPIVTGPVIGLILGDVQTGLIVGGTYQLMTIGNMPVGGAQPPNAVIGGIMASILSITLKLDSTAAVATAIPFSLLGQYAVTLIFSLMSPVMSVADKYAEKADTKGIDRINYLSMGAVGLFFGVIVTLFFIGGATFGDTVVNMIPEWFMGGLSAAGGMMRYVGFAILMKVMLSKDLWGFLFAGFALATIIMAVPSLGGPALIILAFIGFAIAFWDFQIQTKFKTQSANSYDGGEEDGI; this is encoded by the coding sequence ATGGATTACTCATTTATGCAGATTTTATTAATATTTATTTTTACATTTATTGTTGCCATTGATCAATTCAATTTTTTGGAATCATTGTATCAACCGATTGTAACTGGTCCAGTTATTGGATTAATTTTGGGAGATGTTCAAACAGGTCTGATTGTTGGAGGGACTTATCAATTAATGACAATTGGTAATATGCCAGTAGGTGGAGCACAACCGCCTAATGCTGTTATTGGAGGGATTATGGCAAGTATCTTGTCAATTACACTAAAACTTGATTCGACTGCTGCCGTAGCAACAGCAATACCATTTTCTTTATTAGGGCAATATGCAGTAACGTTGATCTTCTCGTTAATGTCACCTGTTATGTCAGTTGCAGATAAATATGCTGAAAAAGCTGATACGAAAGGTATTGATAGAATTAACTATTTATCTATGGGGGCTGTTGGTTTATTCTTTGGTGTTATTGTTACTTTATTCTTTATTGGTGGAGCAACATTTGGAGACACAGTGGTAAACATGATTCCTGAATGGTTTATGGGAGGATTAAGTGCTGCTGGAGGTATGATGCGTTATGTTGGTTTTGCAATACTTATGAAAGTTATGTTATCTAAGGATCTATGGGGATTCTTATTTGCAGGTTTTGCCTTAGCGACAATCATTATGGCTGTACCAAGCTTGGGTGGACCGGCACTTATTATCCTAGCGTTCATTGGATTTGCTATTGCATTCTGGGATTTCCAAATCCAAACAAAATTTAAAACACAAAGTGCAAATAGTTATGATGGAGGAGAAGAAGATGGCATATAA
- a CDS encoding PTS system mannose/fructose/sorbose family transporter subunit IID, with protein sequence MAYNIPDNYKDTQPAAQLDKKTLNKMVWRSLFLQASFNYERMQAGGWLYSILPGLKKIHTNDDDLSASMSHNLEFFNTHPFLVNFVMGIVLSMEQNKADIPTIRAVRVAAMGPLGGIGDALFWFTLVPITAGITANMAISGNIAAPFIFLLIFNGAQFALRFFLMHWSYKVGTNAIGILTANAKEFTRAASILGIFIVGSLISVYGATKIEVNIPNGTTNEVRHVTTVVPSEEALKNYESQLYETDESGNLTEAFQEGTSITPLENGEYEVVFAQNEEKDVSINIQEILDGILPQLIPLAISLLLYFLLAKRGWTPLKCIGLVLILGLLGSGLGIWPSIWPM encoded by the coding sequence ATGGCATATAATATTCCAGATAATTACAAAGATACTCAGCCAGCAGCGCAGTTGGATAAAAAGACACTTAATAAAATGGTTTGGCGTTCTTTATTCTTACAAGCATCTTTTAACTATGAACGTATGCAAGCTGGTGGGTGGTTATATTCAATCTTACCTGGTTTGAAAAAAATACATACCAACGATGATGATTTATCAGCTTCAATGAGTCACAACTTAGAGTTTTTTAATACACATCCCTTCTTAGTTAACTTTGTTATGGGGATTGTTTTATCGATGGAACAAAACAAAGCAGATATACCAACAATTAGGGCTGTTCGTGTGGCTGCTATGGGGCCACTTGGGGGAATTGGAGATGCTCTATTCTGGTTTACTCTTGTGCCAATTACAGCAGGTATTACAGCTAACATGGCTATAAGTGGTAATATCGCAGCACCTTTTATTTTCCTTTTAATTTTTAATGGGGCTCAGTTTGCTTTAAGATTTTTCCTAATGCATTGGTCTTATAAAGTGGGAACTAATGCAATTGGAATTTTAACTGCAAATGCTAAGGAGTTTACCAGAGCTGCTAGTATTTTAGGTATTTTTATTGTTGGCTCTTTAATCTCTGTTTATGGTGCTACAAAAATAGAAGTAAACATTCCTAATGGAACGACTAATGAAGTTAGACATGTGACAACGGTCGTTCCTTCTGAAGAAGCGTTAAAAAATTATGAATCCCAATTGTACGAGACAGATGAGAGTGGAAATTTAACAGAAGCATTTCAAGAGGGAACTAGTATTACACCATTAGAAAATGGTGAATATGAGGTTGTTTTTGCACAAAACGAAGAAAAAGATGTATCAATTAATATTCAAGAAATACTAGATGGTATACTACCGCAGTTAATACCACTAGCTATTTCATTATTACTATACTTTTTATTAGCAAAACGTGGTTGGACACCACTTAAATGTATCGGATTAGTCTTGATTCTAGGCTTATTAGGTTCAGGACTAGGTATTTGGCCTTCTATTTGGCCGATGTAA
- a CDS encoding GntR family transcriptional regulator: MENKKQSLYGQLVDKIREQIEQEMSPHDLLPSERELSEIHDVSRTTVRQALQELENLGYIYKKPGKGTFVSNISTSITNLSGSYSFTEQMRSIGKTPESKILEFEILESNRYFSEHLGIHFGEKIYKVKRLRLADDEPMMVERSYLPYKKFPTLTAERLEQKPMYDIFPDDYEQHIKYAEEEFYASLVTQKDSKLIDVPKNSAVLNLTRKTYNQNNEIIEYTLSVAKADQFKYKVLHNRSNK; encoded by the coding sequence ATGGAAAATAAAAAACAGTCTTTATATGGTCAATTGGTAGATAAAATTAGAGAACAAATAGAGCAAGAGATGTCGCCTCATGATTTGTTACCATCAGAACGAGAATTATCAGAAATTCATGATGTTAGCCGAACAACAGTTAGACAAGCTTTACAAGAATTAGAGAACTTGGGATATATTTATAAAAAACCTGGTAAAGGAACATTTGTATCTAATATATCAACCAGTATTACAAATTTATCAGGTTCTTATAGCTTTACAGAACAGATGCGTTCTATAGGGAAAACACCTGAATCTAAAATTTTAGAATTTGAAATTTTAGAAAGTAATAGATATTTTAGCGAGCATTTAGGGATACATTTCGGAGAAAAAATCTATAAAGTGAAGCGTCTAAGACTTGCAGATGATGAACCGATGATGGTTGAAAGATCGTATTTACCATATAAAAAATTTCCAACATTAACTGCTGAACGTTTGGAACAAAAACCGATGTATGATATTTTTCCGGATGACTACGAACAACATATAAAATATGCTGAGGAAGAGTTTTATGCTAGTTTAGTTACTCAAAAAGATTCGAAATTGATAGATGTTCCAAAAAATTCAGCAGTGTTAAATTTAACAAGAAAAACATACAATCAAAATAATGAAATTATTGAGTATACCTTAAGTGTTGCTAAAGCAGATCAATTTAAATATAAGGTACTTCACAATAGGAGTAATAAGTAG
- a CDS encoding SIS domain-containing protein: MLRWSQDKLEKNNADITTREILQQPKLWEEVLDIYKENEHKVNKFLHDFSEETGKKVRVIFTGAGTSAYAGDVVRPHLIRYGDTDKYIFEAIPTTDIVSAPYNYLKEDIPTVLVSFARSGNSPESVAAIELANEVVREIRHLIISCAPEGKLAQNTKDDPHSYLILMPELSNDQGFAMTGSFTCMTLTSLFIFDEKHKDHKEIVDAMVSMGNQVSDLEENIDLILNGDFNRVVYLGSASLGALTREAQLKLLELTAGKVSTSYDTSLGFRHGPKSFVDEQTLVFTFISNDLYTSKYDVDILEEIKGNDIAQSVVGIAQNKTSYTGDSLLLDEDYILSDAYLALPYVMIAQVVSLLTAVKVGNKPDTPSPTGTVNRVVQGVTIHKL; the protein is encoded by the coding sequence ATGCTACGTTGGTCACAAGATAAATTAGAAAAAAACAATGCAGATATTACAACCAGAGAGATTTTACAACAGCCGAAGTTATGGGAAGAAGTTTTAGATATTTATAAGGAAAATGAGCACAAAGTTAATAAATTCTTACATGATTTTAGTGAAGAAACTGGTAAGAAAGTTAGAGTGATTTTTACAGGTGCTGGAACATCAGCTTATGCTGGAGATGTTGTTAGACCACATTTAATTCGTTATGGAGATACTGATAAATATATATTTGAAGCTATTCCCACAACTGATATTGTCTCTGCACCATATAATTATTTAAAAGAAGATATTCCTACAGTTTTAGTGTCATTTGCTAGAAGTGGTAATAGTCCAGAAAGTGTTGCTGCTATTGAGTTAGCAAATGAAGTTGTTAGGGAAATCAGACACTTGATTATTAGTTGTGCCCCAGAAGGTAAATTAGCTCAAAATACTAAAGACGATCCACATTCGTATCTTATTTTAATGCCAGAATTATCGAATGACCAAGGGTTTGCAATGACGGGTAGTTTTACCTGTATGACATTAACATCTTTATTTATTTTTGATGAGAAGCATAAAGATCATAAAGAAATAGTTGATGCTATGGTTAGTATGGGAAATCAAGTGAGTGATTTAGAAGAAAACATTGATTTAATATTGAATGGAGATTTTAACCGAGTTGTTTATTTAGGTTCTGCTAGTTTGGGTGCACTGACTAGAGAAGCACAATTAAAGTTACTTGAGCTGACTGCTGGAAAAGTCTCGACTTCATACGATACATCTCTAGGTTTCAGACATGGGCCTAAATCATTTGTTGATGAACAGACATTAGTATTTACATTTATTAGCAATGATTTATATACGTCTAAATATGATGTTGATATTTTAGAAGAGATAAAAGGAAATGATATCGCTCAATCGGTAGTTGGTATTGCTCAGAACAAAACAAGCTATACAGGAGATAGTTTACTGCTAGATGAAGATTACATACTAAGCGATGCTTATTTGGCACTTCCATATGTGATGATAGCACAAGTAGTTAGTTTGTTAACAGCTGTTAAAGTAGGGAATAAACCAGATACACCATCCCCAACAGGTACAGTGAACAGAGTAGTTCAAGGTGTGACAATACATAAATTATAA
- the nagA gene encoding N-acetylglucosamine-6-phosphate deacetylase — protein MTYYIKAKKIFLENREVTDAYLEITDGFFGKVVKEVSPDAQVVDYGDNYIIPGLVDTHIHGFNNFDVMDNSVESINEISKGILSCGVTSFLPTTLTASFDELNDVAKTISQCLTTIKGAKIQGIFFEGPYFTEKHKGAQNPSYFKDPSLNEFNEWQASANGLIKKIAIAPEREQANEFTQDLVSKGVAVALAHSDATYDQAQSVVDAGATIFVHTFNGMSGLNHRDPGMVGCAMYNKNTVSELICDGHHVHPVAADILINTKTTKNIALITDCMRAGGMVDGHYFLGEFPVKVENGAARLESNGSLAGSVLHLIDGVKNVVDWDITTLTEAIKMGSEIPAKSVGIFDKCGSIRQGKAADFLVITPEIKLLETYIDGKSVYKK, from the coding sequence ATGACCTACTATATTAAAGCTAAAAAAATATTTTTAGAAAACCGTGAGGTAACAGATGCTTATTTAGAGATAACGGATGGTTTTTTTGGAAAAGTTGTTAAAGAAGTTAGCCCTGATGCTCAAGTAGTCGATTATGGTGATAATTATATTATTCCAGGATTAGTAGATACTCATATTCATGGGTTTAATAATTTTGATGTTATGGATAATTCTGTTGAAAGTATCAATGAAATATCAAAAGGAATACTCAGCTGTGGTGTGACAAGCTTTTTACCAACGACATTAACAGCTTCATTTGATGAGCTTAATGATGTTGCCAAGACTATTAGTCAATGTCTTACCACTATTAAGGGGGCTAAAATCCAAGGCATATTTTTTGAAGGTCCTTATTTTACAGAAAAACATAAAGGAGCCCAAAATCCAAGTTATTTCAAAGACCCATCTCTAAATGAATTTAATGAATGGCAAGCAAGTGCTAATGGACTAATCAAGAAAATAGCAATAGCTCCTGAGCGTGAACAAGCTAATGAATTTACTCAAGATCTTGTCTCAAAAGGTGTAGCTGTGGCTTTAGCACATAGTGATGCTACTTATGATCAGGCCCAATCTGTAGTAGATGCCGGAGCGACTATTTTTGTTCACACATTTAATGGGATGAGTGGCTTAAATCACCGTGATCCTGGTATGGTTGGTTGTGCCATGTACAACAAAAATACAGTCAGTGAATTAATTTGTGATGGGCATCATGTACATCCTGTCGCTGCTGATATTTTAATTAATACCAAAACAACTAAAAATATAGCTCTTATCACAGATTGTATGCGTGCAGGCGGTATGGTAGATGGGCACTATTTTTTAGGTGAATTTCCGGTAAAAGTAGAAAACGGGGCAGCACGACTTGAATCAAATGGCTCGTTAGCAGGAAGTGTTCTACATTTGATAGATGGTGTGAAAAATGTAGTGGATTGGGATATTACTACACTTACTGAAGCTATTAAAATGGGGTCAGAGATTCCTGCAAAAAGTGTCGGTATATTTGATAAATGTGGAAGTATTAGACAAGGCAAAGCAGCTGATTTTTTAGTAATAACACCTGAAATTAAATTATTAGAAACATATATTGATGGCAAAAGTGTTTATAAAAAATAA
- the lacD gene encoding tagatose-bisphosphate aldolase, translated as MTEKKRRSMKQLSTKDGFIAALAIDQRGALKKMLAKEGFTGDETKAIIEFKELVSKELTPYSSSILLDPEYGLQASKVRDADAGLLLAYEQTGYDTTEVGRFPDLITDLSVLRIREENADAVKFLLYYDVDEDKEINERKHAFVERIGSECVAEDIPFYLELLSYDAKNDDNSSKEFAKLKPRKVNEMMKEFSKDRYHVDVLKVEVPVNMNYVEGFAENDTDVVYTREEALAHFKDQSDITDLPFIFLSAGVSAELFQETLRFAKEADSTFNGVLCGRATWKDGVAVYVKDGPDAAVEWLRTQGRQNIEELNEVINDTATSWETKVK; from the coding sequence ATGACAGAGAAAAAAAGACGTTCTATGAAACAATTATCGACAAAAGATGGGTTTATTGCAGCGCTAGCTATTGATCAGCGCGGGGCACTGAAAAAAATGCTTGCTAAAGAAGGATTTACAGGAGATGAAACTAAAGCAATTATTGAGTTTAAAGAGTTAGTTTCAAAAGAATTAACACCGTATTCTTCATCTATTTTACTAGATCCAGAATACGGCTTACAGGCTTCGAAAGTACGTGATGCTGATGCAGGATTACTGCTTGCTTATGAGCAAACAGGATATGATACAACAGAAGTGGGACGATTCCCAGATCTTATTACGGATTTGTCAGTTCTTAGAATTCGTGAAGAAAATGCTGATGCAGTTAAATTCTTACTATACTATGATGTAGATGAAGATAAAGAAATCAATGAACGTAAACATGCTTTTGTTGAGCGTATTGGATCAGAATGTGTGGCAGAAGATATTCCGTTTTACCTAGAATTATTATCATATGATGCTAAAAATGATGATAATAGTAGTAAGGAATTTGCAAAATTAAAGCCACGTAAAGTTAATGAGATGATGAAAGAATTTTCAAAAGATCGTTATCATGTAGATGTATTAAAAGTAGAAGTACCTGTTAACATGAATTATGTGGAGGGATTTGCTGAAAATGATACTGACGTGGTTTATACACGTGAGGAAGCTCTAGCTCACTTTAAAGATCAAAGTGATATCACTGATTTGCCATTTATTTTCCTAAGTGCAGGAGTGAGTGCTGAATTATTCCAAGAAACACTACGCTTTGCTAAAGAAGCTGATTCAACATTTAATGGTGTTTTATGCGGTCGTGCTACTTGGAAAGACGGTGTTGCTGTATATGTAAAAGATGGTCCAGATGCTGCTGTAGAATGGTTACGTACTCAAGGACGCCAAAATATTGAAGAACTAAATGAAGTTATTAATGACACAGCAACTTCTTGGGAAACAAAAGTCAAGTAA